In Candidatus Effluviviaceae Genus V sp., one genomic interval encodes:
- the hflC gene encoding protease modulator HflC, which translates to MNAGRVITVAVLVIVGLIVLTNSLYVVDMTEQVVVTQFGDPIGDPVTEPGLHTKAPFIQKANYFDKRILEWDGNPSQIPTKDKKYIWVDTFARWRIIDPLKFMQSVSNELGAQARLDDVIDAAARDRVTNQLLLEVVRNTDRELPFVDLEVQTQAAEDTAAVTVGRTEITRRIFRQASEQMPRYGIELIDVRVKRVNYVEEVRQNVYERMISERKRIAERYRSEGQGESAEIRGQKEKELDRIHSEAYEIAEEIKGRADGEATAIYARAYGRDPDFYQFLRTLESYQETIDEESSLIITTDSEYFKLLKSMSTK; encoded by the coding sequence CATCGTCCTCACGAACTCGCTCTACGTGGTCGATATGACCGAGCAGGTCGTCGTGACGCAGTTCGGCGATCCGATCGGTGACCCGGTCACCGAGCCGGGACTGCATACGAAGGCGCCGTTCATCCAGAAGGCCAACTACTTCGACAAGCGTATCCTGGAGTGGGACGGCAACCCGAGCCAGATCCCGACGAAGGACAAGAAGTACATCTGGGTCGACACGTTCGCTCGATGGCGCATCATCGACCCGCTCAAGTTCATGCAGTCGGTGTCGAACGAGCTCGGAGCGCAGGCGCGCCTCGATGACGTCATCGATGCCGCCGCGCGCGACAGGGTCACGAACCAGCTTCTGCTCGAGGTGGTACGGAACACGGACCGGGAGCTTCCCTTCGTCGATCTCGAGGTCCAGACGCAGGCCGCCGAGGACACCGCGGCCGTGACCGTCGGGAGGACCGAGATCACGCGGCGGATCTTCCGGCAGGCCTCGGAGCAGATGCCGAGATACGGCATCGAGCTCATCGACGTCCGCGTCAAGCGCGTCAACTACGTCGAGGAGGTCAGGCAGAACGTCTACGAGCGCATGATCTCCGAGCGGAAGCGGATCGCGGAGCGGTACCGGTCGGAGGGACAGGGCGAGAGCGCCGAGATCCGTGGACAGAAGGAGAAGGAGCTCGACCGCATCCACTCGGAGGCGTACGAGATCGCCGAGGAGATCAAGGGCCGGGCCGACGGCGAGGCCACCGCCATCTACGCCCGGGCGTACGGTCGCGACCCCGACTTCTACCAGTTCCTGCGGACGCTCGAAAGCTATCAGGAGACGATCGACGAGGAGAGCTCGCTCATCATCACGACCGACAGTGAGTACTTCAAACTGCTGAAGAGCATGTCGACGAAGTGA
- a CDS encoding methyltransferase domain-containing protein produces MTHWTEEFFGGAWNIIQRSPELRRKAVDEAAFLEEALGLTPHSRVADVPCGDGRILLELARMGHRVVGLDACRRSVRRARDRVRRSGVEACVRLGDMRATGLEPGFDAAVSWGGSFGYFSDEENEAVLRELVRLTRPGGAVLVESVGRPYVLRHFLKEVEHSVGDLTAVSRNRWDAATERLEGRWTFRRRDTVERSRTRMRLYTLGQMKRLLERAGAPLEVAFGGIDGEPYRSSSRRMIVVGRRS; encoded by the coding sequence GGAGAAAAGCCGTCGATGAGGCCGCCTTCCTGGAGGAGGCGCTGGGACTGACACCTCACAGTCGTGTGGCCGACGTTCCGTGCGGGGACGGACGCATCCTGCTGGAGCTTGCCAGGATGGGGCACAGGGTCGTCGGACTCGATGCCTGTCGGAGGAGCGTCCGGAGGGCGCGCGACCGCGTGCGCCGCTCGGGGGTCGAGGCATGCGTCCGGCTCGGCGACATGCGCGCGACCGGACTCGAGCCCGGGTTCGACGCCGCCGTGAGCTGGGGCGGGAGCTTCGGGTACTTCTCTGATGAGGAGAACGAGGCGGTGCTGCGCGAACTCGTCCGGCTGACGCGGCCCGGCGGCGCTGTTCTCGTGGAGAGCGTCGGTCGTCCCTACGTGCTCAGGCACTTCCTCAAGGAAGTCGAGCACAGCGTGGGCGATCTCACGGCCGTCTCGCGGAACCGATGGGACGCGGCGACGGAACGGCTCGAAGGCCGCTGGACGTTCAGAAGGAGAGACACCGTCGAACGGAGCCGCACGAGGATGCGGCTCTACACGTTGGGTCAGATGAAGCGGCTGCTCGAGAGGGCGGGCGCGCCGCTGGAGGTCGCTTTCGGCGGCATCGACGGCGAACCGTATCGGAGCAGCAGCAGAAGGATGATCGTCGTCGGTCGCAGGAGCTGA